The proteins below come from a single Raphanus sativus cultivar WK10039 unplaced genomic scaffold, ASM80110v3 Scaffold2457, whole genome shotgun sequence genomic window:
- the LOC130505651 gene encoding casein kinase 1-like protein 12 — protein sequence MEASVGNKFRLGRKIGSGSFGEIHLGTHLQTNEEVAIKLENAKTKHPQLLYESKLYRLLQGGTGVPNVKWFGVEGDYNVLVMDLLGPSLEDLFNFCSRKLSLKSVLMLADQMINRVEYFHSKSFLHRDLKPDNFLMGLGRRANQVYIIDFGLAKKYRDNTTHQHIPYRENKNLTGTARYASMNTHLGIEQSRRDDLESLGYILMYFLKGSLPWQGLKAGTKKQKYERISEKKVSTSIESLCRGYPSEFASYFHYCRSLRFDDKPDYGYLKRIFRDLFIREGFQFDYVFDWTILKYQQSQLTAPPSRGPAAGTSSALPPGLTSMDRYGGEEDGGRPPMDSSRRRTSGALENSGNLSSAAVRAPMMPSSSLFGQSAGSSRRVTSEELQRSRTGSGLRNSGMVSSSSERKRSSSTRKHYDSAVKGIETLQVSDERYH from the exons ATGGAGGCTAGTGTGGGAAACAAGTTTCGGCTCGGACGCAAAATCGGAAGCGGCTCTTTTGGAGAGATCCATCTCG GTACTCATCTTCAAACGAACGAAGAAGTCGCCATCAAGCTT GAAAATGCCAAGACAAAGCATCCACAGCTGCTCTATGAATCCAAATTATACAGACTTCTACAAGGAGGAA CTGGTGTTCCGAATGTCAAGTGGTTCGGTGTTGAAGGCGACTACAATGTTCTGGTCATGGATCTACTTGGGCCTAGTCTTGAAGACTTGTTCAATTTCTGTAGCAGGAAACTTTCTCTCAAGTCCGTCCTCATGCTTGCTGATCAAATG ATAAACCGTGTTGAGTATTTCCATTCGAAATCTTTTCTTCACCGAGATCTCAAGCCTGACAACTTCCTCATGGGGTTAGGAAGACGCGCCAACCAG GTATACATCATCGACTTTGGTCTTGCTAAGAAGTACAGGGATAACACTACCCATCAGCACATTCCTTACAG AGAAAATAAGAATCTCACTGGAACCGCAAGATATGCTAGTATGAATACTCACTTGGGAATTG AACAAAGCAGAAGGGATGATCTAGAATCTCTTGGTTACATTCTCATGTATTTCCTCAAAGGAAG TCTTCCATGGCAAGGGCTTAAAGCTGGAACCAAGAAACAAAAGTACGAAAGAATCAGCGAAAAGAAAGTCTCTACATCCATTGAG TCCTTATGCCGTGGCTACCCATCTGAATTCGCATCTTACTTCCATTACTGCCGCTCCCTCCGGTTTGATGATAAACCAGACTACGGTTATCTCAAAAGAATATTCAGAGATCTCTTCATCCGTGAAG GGTTTCAATTCGATTATGTCTTTGACTGGACCATACTGAAGTACCAACAGTCACAACTAACAGCTCCTCCATCCCGTGGCCCTGCGGCTGGAACCAGTTCGGCTTTGCCTCCAGGATTAACCAGCATGGATAGATACGGAG GTGAGGAAGATGGAGGGAGACCACCGATGGATTCGTCAAGAAGGAGAACGTCAGGAGCTCTCGAGAACTCTGGCAACTTGTCATCAGCTGCTGTTAGAGCTCCAATG atGCCAAGCTCGTCGCTGTTCGGACAGTCAGCAGGATCATCGAGGAGAGTGACGTCTGAGGAGCTACAGAGAAGCCGTACGGGAAGTGGATTAAGAAACTCTGGGATGGTTTCTTCATCGTCTGAAAGGAAGAGATCTTCTTCCACTAGGAAACATTACGATTCTGCTGTCAAAGGCATTGAGACTCTCCAAGTCTCTGACGAAAGGTACCATTGA
- the LOC108847566 gene encoding uncharacterized protein LOC108847566 encodes MTGTNTVSDDEHRSDMKKIHGGEIDESKVKAPNMFERAKEEFDAVVGAIHQHKSSKDESDKMEFKSEKPEDENKKPNMMRKAKEEVKSLFHSKEKPHPHHHYHKETHGRSDDIDENTHVDEVRAPNVFERAKEEIEAVINTIHTKKNETDGSDSPKRSRSVSPEKERAGFGCSLGKGLEKICSPWGDNKKD; translated from the exons ATGACTGGTACCAACACAGTTTCTG ATGATGAACATCGTTCGGACATGAAGAAGATTCATGGTGGTGAGATTGATGAGAGCAAAGTCAAAGCGCCAAACATGTTTGAACGAGCCAAAGAGGAGTTCGACGCAGTTGTTGGGGCTATTCATCAACACAAGAGTTCcaa ggacGAATCTGATAAAATGGAATTTAAATCCGAGAAACCAG AAGATGAAAATAAGAAACCGAATATGATGAGAAAGGCCAAGGAGGAAGTAAAATCTCTGTTCCATTCCAAGGAGAAACCTCATCCCCATCATCATTATCACAAAGAAACTCATGGAAGGAGTGATGATATCGATGAGAACACACATGTGGATGAAGTGAGAGCTCCCAATGTTTTCGAGAGAGCCAAGGAAGAGATAGAGGCTGTCATCAACACCATCCATACCAAGAAGAACGAGACTGACGGTTCCGATTCTCCTAAGCGTTCTCGGTCTGTCTCACCGGAGAAGGAGAGAGCTGGATTCGGATGCTCTCTTGGAAAGGGGCTGGAAAAGATTTGTTCTCCTTGGGGTGATAATAAAAAAGATTGA